One Elaeis guineensis isolate ETL-2024a chromosome 10, EG11, whole genome shotgun sequence genomic window carries:
- the LOC140852123 gene encoding protein Barley B recombinant-like: MDDNGGLGMRNWAYYEQPLKRNLGLQLMSSVAERNAAKPLLANGGFFHRDCGMPEPPAPLEFARDGWMSHHRETKMVHMMPLNPNYSVLSGAHGSQALPMLQPPEPPKDDKIPLMDDPGSRKEAPLKKKAQAKAPKPKKPKKIAARNETSNGSVSRGRNVRKSLDVVINGIDLDISGIPTPVCSCTGTPQQCYRWGVGGWQSACCTMSISMYPLPMSTKRRGARIAGRKMSQGAFKKVLEKLAGEGYNLSNPIDLKNYWAKHGTNKFVTIR; encoded by the coding sequence ATGGATGATAATGGGGGACTGGGGATGCGGAATTGGGCCTACTATGAGCAGCCCTTGAAGAGAAATTTAGGGCTGCAGCTCATGTCGTCGGTGGCCGAGCGCAACGCCGCGAAGCCGCTCCTCGCCAATGGGGGGTTCTTCCACCGTGACTGCGGCATGCCGGAGCCGCCTGCTCCGTTGGAGTTTGCAAGGGATGGTTGGATGAGCCACCACCGGGAGACCAAGATGGTCCACATGATGCCTCTGAATCCCAATTACTCGGTCCTGTCTGGTGCCCATGGATCGCAGGCCCTCCCAATGCTGCAGCCGCCCGAGCCACCCAAAGATGACAAGATTCCACTGATGGATGATCCTGGAAGTAGAAAGGAGGCACCTCTGAAGAAGAAAGCCCAGGCTAAGGCACCAAAGCCAAAGAAACCAAAGAAAATTGCCGCTAGGAATGAGACGAGCAATGGTTCGGTTTCACGAGGGAGGAATGTTAGGAAGAGCTTGGATGTTGTTATTAATGGGATTGACTTGGATATCTCTGGGATTCCCACTCCGGTTTGCTCTTGCACTGGCACTCCCCAGCAGTGCTATCGGTGGGGTGTTGGAGGTTGGCAGTCTGCATGCTGTACTATGAGCATTTCGATGTACCCCCTGCCTATGAGCACAAAGAGGCGGGGGGCACGTATTGCAGGGCGGAAGATGAGCCAAGGTGCATTTAAGAAGGTGTTGGAGAAGCTCGCGGGAGAAGGATATAACCTTTCTAACCCAATTGACTTGAAGAATTACTGGGCCAAGCATGGAACCAACAAATTTGTGACAATCAGGTAA
- the LOC105053149 gene encoding protein Barley B recombinant: MDDNGGLGMRNWAYYEQPLKRNLGLQLMSSVAERNAAKPLLANGGFFHRDCGMPEPPAPLEFARDGWMSHHRETKMVHMMPLNPNYSVLSGAHGSQALPMLQPPEPPKDDKIPLMDDPGSRKEAPLKKKAQAKAPKPKKPKKIAARNETSNGSVSRGRNVRKSLDVVINGIDLDISGIPTPVCSCTGTPQQCYRWGVGGWQSACCTMSISMYPLPMSTKRRGARIAGRKMSQGAFKKVLEKLAGEGYNLSNPIDLKNYWAKHGTNKFVTIR, encoded by the coding sequence ATGGATGATAATGGGGGACTGGGGATGCGGAATTGGGCCTACTATGAGCAGCCCTTGAAGAGAAATTTAGGGCTGCAGCTCATGTCGTCGGTGGCCGAGCGCAACGCCGCGAAGCCGCTCCTCGCCAATGGGGGGTTCTTCCACCGTGACTGCGGCATGCCGGAGCCGCCTGCTCCGTTGGAGTTTGCAAGGGATGGTTGGATGAGCCACCACCGGGAGACCAAGATGGTCCACATGATGCCTCTGAATCCCAATTACTCGGTCCTGTCTGGTGCCCATGGATCGCAGGCCCTCCCAATGCTGCAGCCGCCCGAGCCACCCAAAGATGACAAGATTCCACTGATGGATGATCCTGGAAGTAGAAAGGAGGCACCTTTGAAGAAGAAAGCCCAGGCTAAGGCACCAAAGCCAAAGAAACCAAAGAAAATTGCCGCTAGGAATGAGACGAGCAATGGTTCGGTTTCACGAGGGAGGAATGTTAGGAAGAGCTTGGATGTTGTTATTAATGGGATTGACTTGGATATCTCTGGGATTCCCACTCCGGTTTGCTCTTGCACAGGCACTCCCCAGCAGTGCTATCGGTGGGGTGTTGGAGGTTGGCAGTCTGCATGCTGTACTATGAGCATTTCGATGTACCCCCTGCCTATGAGCACAAAGAGGCGGGGGGCACGTATTGCAGGGCGGAAGATGAGCCAAGGTGCATTTAAGAAGGTGTTGGAGAAGCTCGCGGGAGAAGGATATAACCTTTCTAACCCAATTGACTTGAAGAATTACTGGGCCAAGCATGGAACCAACAAATTTGTGACAATCAGGTAA